One Streptomyces sp. NBC_00223 genomic window carries:
- a CDS encoding ABC transporter ATP-binding protein: MIQAIGLTKQYGAKTAVYNLSFQVRPGSVTGFLGPNGSGKSTTMRMILGLDTPTAGQVTIGGLPYRRLPNAPRRVGALLDAKAVHGGRSARQHLLCLAQLSGIPARRVDEVLGVVGLHDVASRRSKGFSLGMGQRLGIAGALLGDPEVLLFDEPVNGLDPEGIHWVRNLMRKLASEGRTVFVSSHLMSEMALTADHLIVIGRGQLLADMSVKDFIATHSTGYAVVRTPDEAGQRDRLGKALAAAGAAVQPEQDGALRVSGLELPRISDIAYEAEVRLWELSPHQASLEEAYMRLTNGAVDYRSTQDPRQGLQQGAPYGMPPQGQPGWGWQPPQQPVPQPQHFGPPQGYGAPPAGPVPAQAPAPVQAPVQAPVPVQAPPPAAPVQAAAPAVPPVPPAPAQAPAPAPSLTKSDSEDAR, encoded by the coding sequence ATGATCCAGGCAATCGGCCTGACCAAGCAGTACGGCGCGAAAACGGCCGTGTACAACCTGTCGTTCCAGGTGCGGCCGGGCTCCGTGACCGGATTCCTCGGCCCCAACGGTTCGGGCAAGTCCACGACGATGCGGATGATCCTGGGTCTGGACACCCCGACGGCCGGACAGGTGACGATCGGCGGACTGCCGTACCGCCGGCTCCCCAACGCCCCGCGCCGGGTCGGCGCGCTCCTCGACGCGAAGGCCGTGCACGGCGGGCGCAGCGCGCGGCAGCATCTGCTCTGCCTGGCGCAGCTCTCCGGGATTCCGGCCCGCCGGGTGGACGAGGTGCTGGGCGTGGTCGGCCTGCACGACGTGGCGTCCCGCCGCTCCAAGGGCTTCTCGCTCGGTATGGGCCAGCGGCTCGGCATCGCGGGCGCGCTGCTCGGCGACCCCGAGGTGCTGCTCTTCGACGAGCCGGTCAACGGCCTTGACCCCGAGGGCATCCACTGGGTCCGCAATCTGATGCGCAAGCTCGCCTCCGAGGGCCGTACGGTCTTTGTCTCCAGCCATCTGATGAGCGAGATGGCGCTGACCGCCGACCATCTGATCGTGATCGGCCGCGGCCAGCTGCTCGCCGACATGAGCGTCAAGGACTTCATCGCGACCCACTCCACCGGGTACGCGGTCGTCCGCACCCCGGACGAGGCCGGGCAGCGCGACCGGCTCGGCAAGGCGCTGGCCGCGGCGGGCGCCGCCGTACAGCCCGAGCAGGACGGAGCCCTGCGGGTCAGCGGGCTGGAGCTGCCGCGGATCAGCGACATCGCCTACGAGGCGGAGGTCCGGCTGTGGGAGCTCTCGCCGCACCAGGCGTCGCTGGAGGAGGCGTACATGCGGCTGACCAACGGCGCGGTGGACTACCGCTCCACGCAGGACCCGCGCCAGGGCCTCCAGCAGGGGGCGCCGTACGGGATGCCGCCGCAGGGGCAGCCGGGGTGGGGGTGGCAGCCGCCGCAGCAGCCGGTCCCGCAGCCGCAGCACTTCGGACCACCGCAGGGGTACGGGGCTCCGCCGGCGGGTCCGGTGCCCGCTCAGGCGCCCGCGCCCGTTCAGGCTCCTGTCCAGGCGCCCGTTCCCGTTCAGGCGCCTCCGCCCGCCGCTCCTGTGCAGGCCGCCGCGCCCGCCGTACCGCCCGTACCGCCCGCGCCCGCTCAGGCCCCCGCGCCCGCCCCCTCCCTCACCAAGTCCGACAGCGAGGACGCCCGATGA
- a CDS encoding ABC transporter permease encodes MASPVAILQSEWTKIRSVRSTVWTLALAFVVTVGLGAVICLVFNNTWSSLDATDRATFDPTNTSFFGMSLGQLALIVFGVLVISSEYSTGMIRTSLAAVPQRASFYASKVTIAGLLALVVGMLTSFITFFLGQALLGSHRASISDPGVLRAVFGAGLYMTLIVLFCVGASTILRSPMLGLGILMPFFFLVSPILSAVPKVKKVARYFPDQAGQKITQVVQSSDNHTSYGPWGGLGIMAVWVVAALLGGYVVLKKRDA; translated from the coding sequence ATGGCTTCGCCCGTGGCGATCCTCCAGTCGGAGTGGACCAAGATCCGTTCCGTACGTTCCACCGTGTGGACCCTGGCGCTGGCCTTCGTGGTCACCGTGGGTCTTGGCGCGGTGATCTGTCTGGTCTTCAACAACACCTGGAGTTCGCTGGACGCGACCGACCGGGCCACCTTCGACCCGACGAACACCAGCTTCTTCGGCATGTCGCTGGGCCAGCTCGCGCTGATCGTCTTCGGTGTGCTGGTGATCTCCAGCGAGTACAGCACCGGCATGATCCGCACCTCGCTGGCCGCGGTGCCGCAGCGCGCCTCGTTCTACGCCTCCAAGGTCACGATCGCGGGTCTGCTCGCCCTGGTGGTCGGCATGCTCACCAGCTTCATCACGTTCTTCCTCGGCCAGGCGCTGCTCGGCTCGCACCGGGCGTCGATCAGCGACCCCGGGGTGCTGCGCGCGGTCTTCGGCGCGGGTCTCTACATGACGCTGATCGTGCTCTTCTGCGTGGGCGCGTCGACGATACTGCGCAGCCCGATGCTGGGCCTGGGCATTCTGATGCCGTTCTTCTTCCTGGTCTCGCCGATCCTGTCGGCGGTGCCGAAGGTGAAGAAGGTCGCGCGCTACTTCCCCGACCAGGCGGGCCAGAAGATCACGCAGGTCGTCCAGTCCTCGGACAACCACACCTCGTACGGCCCGTGGGGCGGTCTGGGCATCATGGCCGTCTGGGTCGTCGCCGCGCTGCTCGGCGGATACGTGGTGCTGAAGAAGCGCGACGCCTGA
- a CDS encoding ABC transporter ATP-binding protein: MIELQGLTKRYGDKTAVDHLTFTVRPGVVTGFLGPNGAGKSTTMRMMLGLDTPTSGDVQIDGKRYAQLSEPLKYIGALLDAKAIHGGRTAYNHLLCLAQSNRIPRNRVDEVLETVGLSAVAKKRSKGFSLGMGQRLGIAAALLGDPEILMFDEPVNGLDPEGIHWIRNLMKGLAAQGRTVFVSSHLMSEMALTAEHLIVIGRGRLMADTSMADFIQKNSRSYVRLRTPQPEQLKDVLSQAGHTVVETEDGSYEVTDGDAAELGELAARHQLVLHELSPQRASLEEAFMQLTAESVEYHAQGGMHGAGVAAAPLPTAAEQHRSGGQPPASQWGASWRDPGSGSDGSGSDNSGKGR, translated from the coding sequence ATGATTGAGTTGCAGGGGCTCACCAAGCGGTACGGGGACAAGACCGCCGTCGACCATCTGACCTTCACCGTGCGCCCCGGCGTGGTGACGGGCTTCCTCGGGCCGAACGGCGCGGGCAAGTCCACGACGATGCGGATGATGCTGGGTCTGGACACCCCGACCAGCGGCGATGTCCAGATCGACGGCAAGCGCTACGCGCAGCTCAGCGAACCGCTGAAGTACATCGGCGCGCTGCTGGACGCCAAGGCGATCCACGGCGGCCGGACCGCGTACAACCATCTGCTGTGCCTGGCCCAGTCCAACCGCATCCCCCGGAACCGGGTGGACGAGGTGCTGGAGACGGTCGGTCTCAGCGCGGTGGCCAAGAAGCGTTCCAAGGGGTTCTCGCTGGGCATGGGCCAGCGGCTCGGCATCGCCGCCGCGCTGCTGGGCGACCCGGAGATCCTGATGTTCGACGAGCCGGTCAACGGACTGGACCCGGAGGGCATCCACTGGATCCGCAATCTGATGAAGGGCCTGGCCGCGCAGGGCCGTACGGTCTTCGTCTCCAGCCATCTGATGAGCGAGATGGCACTGACCGCCGAGCACCTGATCGTGATCGGCCGGGGACGGCTGATGGCCGACACCTCGATGGCCGACTTCATCCAGAAGAACTCCCGCTCCTACGTCCGGCTGCGCACCCCGCAGCCGGAGCAGCTCAAGGACGTGTTGTCGCAGGCCGGGCACACGGTGGTGGAGACCGAGGACGGCTCGTACGAGGTCACCGACGGCGACGCGGCCGAGCTCGGCGAACTCGCGGCGCGGCATCAGCTGGTGCTGCACGAACTCAGCCCGCAGCGGGCGTCGTTGGAGGAAGCGTTCATGCAGTTGACCGCCGAGTCGGTGGAGTACCACGCGCAAGGGGGGATGCACGGCGCGGGTGTCGCCGCGGCCCCGCTGCCGACCGCCGCGGAGCAGCACCGGTCCGGCGGGCAGCCGCCGGCCTCGCAGTGGGGGGCGAGCTGGCGCGACCCGGGCTCCGGCTCCGACGGCTCGGGTTCCGACAACTCCGGAAAGGGGCGCTGA
- a CDS encoding cellulose-binding protein: MSDTSSPFGFELVRRGYDRGQVDDRITKLVADRDSALTRITALEKRIEELHLETQNAQAQVNDSEPSYAGLGARVEKILRLAEEEAKDLREEARRAAEQHRELAESAAAQVRSDAESFASDRKAKAEDEGARIVDKAKGDATQLRTDAQKDASAKREEADALFEETRAKAAQAAADFETNLAKRREQSERDLASRQAKAEKRLAEIEHRAEQLRLEAEKLRTDAERRARQTVETAQRQSEDIVADANAKADRIRSESERELAALTNRRDSINAQLTNVREMLATLTGAAVAAATSPADDEPISRGVPAQQSR; the protein is encoded by the coding sequence ATGAGCGACACTTCCTCCCCATTCGGCTTCGAGCTCGTGCGGCGCGGATACGACCGCGGACAGGTGGACGACCGCATCACCAAGCTCGTCGCCGACCGTGACAGCGCACTGACCCGGATCACCGCGCTGGAGAAGCGCATCGAGGAGCTCCACCTCGAAACCCAGAACGCCCAGGCTCAGGTGAACGACTCGGAGCCGTCGTACGCGGGTCTCGGTGCCCGTGTGGAGAAGATCCTCCGCCTCGCCGAGGAGGAGGCGAAGGACCTGCGTGAGGAGGCCCGCCGCGCCGCCGAACAGCACCGCGAGCTGGCCGAGTCGGCCGCCGCGCAGGTGCGCAGCGACGCCGAGAGCTTCGCCTCCGACCGCAAGGCCAAGGCCGAGGACGAGGGCGCGCGGATCGTCGACAAGGCGAAGGGCGACGCCACCCAGCTGCGCACCGACGCGCAGAAGGACGCGTCCGCCAAGCGCGAGGAGGCCGACGCGCTGTTCGAGGAGACCCGCGCCAAGGCCGCCCAGGCCGCCGCGGACTTCGAGACGAACCTCGCCAAGCGTCGTGAGCAGTCCGAGCGCGACCTGGCGTCGCGTCAGGCCAAGGCGGAGAAGCGCCTGGCGGAGATCGAGCACCGCGCCGAGCAGCTGCGCCTTGAGGCGGAGAAGCTGCGTACGGACGCGGAGCGCCGGGCCCGGCAGACCGTGGAGACCGCGCAGCGCCAGTCCGAGGACATCGTCGCGGACGCGAACGCGAAGGCCGACCGGATCCGCAGCGAGTCCGAGCGCGAGCTGGCGGCGCTCACCAACCGCCGCGACAGCATCAACGCCCAGCTGACCAACGTCCGCGAGATGCTGGCCACGCTGACCGGTGCCGCGGTGGCGGCGGCGACCTCGCCGGCCGACGACGAGCCGATCTCGCGCGGCGTCCCGGCCCAGCAGTCGCGTTGA